The following are encoded together in the Kribbella voronezhensis genome:
- a CDS encoding phytanoyl-CoA dioxygenase family protein, which produces MSDSFKDEFDRSGYTLVRGLFGVNEVERLRDHYMELRKRGSYANDVVGVQANSRDPLRRYPRMAQMHRWDELSLQWLIDDRLDDVMTALLGRSPYAVQTMIYFKPPGSRGQALHQDNFYLKAEPGTCVAAWMALDRVDQVNGCLEVVPGSHRWPILCTEKADTKVSFTDVTVPLPDAAAAVPVEMEPGDVLFFHGALVHGSAPNVTSDRFRRALIGHYIQGEAEQVAEYYHPALRMDGTPLTLDVAEGGGACGEWVTTDAGQVAVLTGEQKITRKHE; this is translated from the coding sequence ATGAGCGATTCGTTCAAGGATGAGTTCGACCGTTCGGGGTACACGCTGGTGCGCGGGTTGTTCGGCGTGAACGAGGTCGAGCGGCTCCGGGACCACTACATGGAGTTGCGGAAGCGCGGCTCGTACGCGAATGACGTAGTCGGCGTACAGGCCAACAGCCGCGACCCGCTCCGCCGGTACCCGCGGATGGCGCAGATGCATCGCTGGGACGAGCTCTCCCTGCAATGGCTGATCGACGACCGTCTCGACGACGTGATGACCGCCTTGCTCGGCAGGTCGCCGTACGCAGTACAGACGATGATCTACTTCAAGCCGCCGGGGTCGCGGGGGCAGGCGCTGCACCAGGACAACTTCTATCTGAAGGCCGAGCCCGGTACGTGCGTGGCGGCGTGGATGGCGCTCGATCGGGTCGACCAGGTGAACGGCTGCCTGGAGGTCGTGCCGGGTAGTCACCGGTGGCCGATCCTGTGCACGGAGAAGGCGGACACGAAGGTGAGCTTCACCGATGTGACCGTGCCGCTGCCCGACGCAGCGGCCGCAGTACCGGTGGAGATGGAGCCGGGCGATGTGCTGTTCTTCCACGGCGCACTGGTGCACGGGAGCGCGCCGAACGTCACCAGCGATCGGTTCCGGCGAGCACTGATCGGCCACTACATCCAGGGCGAGGCCGAGCAGGTCGCGGAGTACTACCACCCGGCGCTGCGGATGGACGGCACGCCGCTCACCCTCGACGTAGCCGAAGGCGGCGGCGCCTGCGGCGAATGGGTCACCACCGACGCCGGCCAGGTAGCCGTCCTCACTGGCGAGCAAAAGATCACCCGCAAACACGAGTAG
- a CDS encoding AraC family transcriptional regulator, whose protein sequence is MTHQPAISKGLDLQLLSPPTFWRCEPSWSWVSRPLPDHLLWCVLDGIGRLELDNRVTELGPGMCAVFKPGDAPTANHDPRRRLLVFGMHFTPRRPPADVVPEARWAEVRDRVLLGALARSSDSAYRRGDRLGERQAELCLEQFLCLIWEAAHGTQASSVDTAIEEVAQLIRQDPGRDWSVSEMATRASLSRAQFTRRFVAQNGMAPAQYLINARIDRAHQLLTETSMTITQIAAALGYADVPYFSRQYKQRTGRPPSATRPRSTESRAGSN, encoded by the coding sequence TTGACGCATCAGCCAGCGATCTCCAAGGGACTCGACCTGCAGCTGCTCTCTCCGCCCACCTTCTGGCGATGCGAGCCGAGCTGGTCCTGGGTGTCGCGTCCACTGCCGGACCATCTGCTGTGGTGCGTGCTGGACGGCATCGGCCGGCTGGAACTCGACAACCGGGTGACCGAGCTGGGCCCTGGAATGTGCGCCGTCTTCAAACCAGGAGATGCCCCGACGGCGAACCACGACCCGCGCAGGCGGTTGCTGGTGTTCGGTATGCACTTCACGCCCAGGCGGCCCCCGGCGGACGTAGTACCGGAGGCGCGGTGGGCGGAGGTGCGGGATCGGGTGCTGCTTGGTGCGTTGGCGCGGAGCTCGGATTCGGCGTACAGGCGAGGCGATCGGTTGGGGGAGCGGCAGGCCGAGCTCTGTCTGGAGCAGTTCCTCTGCCTGATCTGGGAAGCCGCGCACGGTACGCAGGCGAGCAGTGTCGACACAGCGATCGAAGAGGTCGCACAGCTGATCCGGCAGGATCCCGGGCGCGACTGGAGTGTCAGTGAGATGGCAACGCGTGCCTCGCTCTCGCGTGCTCAGTTCACTCGCCGATTCGTCGCCCAGAACGGTATGGCGCCGGCGCAGTACCTGATCAACGCAAGGATCGACAGAGCGCACCAGTTGCTGACGGAGACGAGCATGACGATCACCCAGATCGCCGCTGCCCTCGGCTACGCAGACGTGCCGTACTTCAGCCGCCAGTACAAACAACGCACCGGCCGCCCACCCAGCGCCACCAGACCACGCAGTACAGAATCCCGCGCCGGGAGCAACTAA
- a CDS encoding DUF2293 domain-containing protein, with the protein MPKVEDLLVIQPLKQFTCADCETTEAVLMRLENDVPHCLACMDLDHLVFIPSGNTALTRRARKASTLSAVVVRWSRARKRYERQGVLVEQPALELAEEQCLADSDVRERQRERAREKRAVEDVEFQQRMAAEISRLFPGCPAERAQAIANHAGTRSSGRVGRSAAGRALEENAITLAVAASVRHENTPYDELLMAGVPRSEARDRIREQLDEVLESWRRPLSG; encoded by the coding sequence ATGCCGAAGGTCGAGGACCTGCTGGTCATCCAGCCGCTCAAGCAGTTCACCTGCGCGGACTGCGAAACGACCGAAGCCGTCTTGATGCGGCTCGAGAACGATGTGCCGCACTGCCTGGCCTGCATGGATCTCGACCACCTGGTCTTCATCCCGTCGGGCAACACGGCCCTCACCCGCCGGGCCCGCAAGGCGAGCACACTGTCGGCGGTTGTGGTGCGCTGGAGTCGTGCCCGCAAACGGTACGAACGACAGGGCGTGCTGGTCGAGCAGCCCGCGCTGGAGCTGGCCGAGGAGCAGTGCTTGGCCGACTCCGACGTACGGGAACGGCAGCGGGAACGTGCGCGGGAGAAGCGAGCTGTCGAGGATGTCGAGTTCCAGCAGCGGATGGCCGCTGAGATCTCGCGACTCTTCCCGGGCTGCCCGGCCGAGCGAGCTCAGGCGATCGCGAACCACGCGGGCACTCGGAGCAGCGGTCGGGTGGGGAGATCGGCCGCTGGTCGTGCTCTGGAGGAGAACGCGATCACGCTCGCTGTGGCCGCATCGGTCCGCCACGAGAACACGCCGTACGACGAACTGCTGATGGCCGGCGTGCCGCGCTCCGAGGCACGGGACCGGATTCGCGAGCAGCTGGACGAAGTACTGGAGAGCTGGCGTCGACCACTGTCGGGTTAG
- a CDS encoding citrate synthase 2, which translates to MSDPKTEVQHGLEGVVAFDTQIAEPDKEGSALRYRGVDIEDLVGRVPFENVWGLLVDGAFTPGLPPAEPFPLPVHTGDIRVDVQSALAMLAPAWGLRPLYDIDDTQARDDLSRAAVMALSYVAQAARGIGQPMVPQREVDKATTITERFMIRWRGEPDPKHVKAVDAYWTSAAEHGMNASTFTARVIASTGADVAAALSGAVGAMSGPLHGGAPARVLTMIEGVEKSGDARAYVKGLLDGGERLMGFGHRVYRAEDPRARVLRRTAQELDAPRYEVAEALEKAALAELRERRPDRVLETNVEFWAAIVLDFAEVPPPMFTSMFTCARTAGWSAHVLEQKRTGRLIRPSAIYSGPDTRPATDIEGWNPSWA; encoded by the coding sequence ATGTCAGATCCGAAAACCGAGGTTCAGCACGGTCTCGAGGGAGTCGTCGCCTTCGACACCCAGATCGCCGAGCCGGACAAGGAGGGCTCCGCGCTGCGCTACCGCGGGGTCGACATCGAGGATCTGGTCGGCCGGGTGCCGTTCGAGAACGTCTGGGGCCTGCTGGTCGACGGCGCATTCACCCCGGGGCTGCCGCCCGCTGAGCCGTTCCCGCTGCCGGTGCACACCGGTGACATCCGGGTCGACGTCCAGTCCGCGCTGGCGATGCTCGCTCCGGCCTGGGGACTGCGGCCGCTGTACGACATCGACGACACCCAGGCGCGCGACGACCTGTCCCGTGCGGCAGTGATGGCCCTGTCGTACGTCGCCCAGGCCGCGCGCGGCATCGGGCAGCCGATGGTTCCGCAGCGCGAGGTGGACAAGGCGACCACCATCACCGAGCGGTTCATGATCCGCTGGCGTGGCGAGCCGGATCCCAAGCACGTCAAGGCTGTCGACGCGTACTGGACGTCCGCTGCCGAGCACGGTATGAACGCCTCCACCTTCACGGCTCGGGTGATCGCGTCCACCGGTGCCGACGTCGCTGCCGCGCTGTCCGGTGCTGTCGGCGCCATGTCCGGCCCGCTGCACGGCGGTGCGCCGGCCCGCGTGCTGACGATGATCGAGGGCGTCGAGAAGAGCGGTGACGCCCGTGCGTACGTGAAGGGCCTGCTGGACGGCGGTGAGCGGCTGATGGGCTTCGGCCACCGCGTGTACCGTGCCGAGGACCCGCGCGCCCGCGTACTTCGGCGTACGGCGCAGGAGCTCGACGCGCCGCGCTACGAGGTCGCCGAGGCGCTGGAGAAGGCCGCCCTCGCCGAGCTGCGCGAGCGGCGCCCGGACCGGGTGCTGGAGACCAACGTCGAGTTCTGGGCCGCGATCGTGCTCGACTTCGCCGAGGTGCCACCGCCGATGTTCACCTCCATGTTCACCTGCGCCCGTACTGCGGGTTGGAGCGCGCACGTGCTGGAGCAGAAGCGCACCGGCCGGCTGATCCGCCCGTCGGCGATCTACTCCGGCCCGGACACCCGCCCGGCCACCGACATTGAGGGCTGGAACCCCTCCTGGGCCTGA
- the pdxH gene encoding pyridoxamine 5'-phosphate oxidase — protein sequence MRQTYGLGELLESQVDADPIVQFGQWLAQATEAGLAEPNAMVVATADANGRPSARTVLLKGLDERGFVFYTNQQSRKADDLAANPYCALVFPWHAMERQVRVEGVAEKLPSEEVEAYFATRPRGSQLGAWASQQSQPVASREELDAQYASYERQWPDGTEISAPYFWGGYRIRPEAFEFWQGRTGRLHDRLAYRRTSSSSWELLRLQP from the coding sequence ATGCGGCAGACGTACGGCCTGGGGGAGTTGCTGGAGAGTCAGGTCGACGCCGACCCGATCGTGCAGTTCGGGCAGTGGCTCGCGCAGGCGACCGAGGCGGGACTGGCGGAACCGAACGCGATGGTGGTCGCCACCGCGGACGCGAACGGCCGCCCGTCGGCACGGACCGTCCTGCTGAAAGGCCTGGACGAGCGCGGCTTCGTCTTCTACACCAACCAGCAGTCCCGCAAGGCCGATGACCTGGCCGCCAACCCGTACTGCGCTCTGGTGTTCCCCTGGCACGCCATGGAACGCCAGGTTCGGGTAGAGGGCGTCGCCGAGAAGCTGCCCTCCGAGGAGGTCGAGGCGTACTTCGCCACCCGGCCGCGCGGGTCGCAGCTAGGCGCCTGGGCGTCCCAGCAGAGTCAGCCGGTAGCGAGCCGCGAAGAGCTGGACGCGCAGTACGCCTCGTACGAACGGCAGTGGCCGGACGGCACCGAGATCTCGGCTCCCTACTTCTGGGGTGGCTACCGGATCCGGCCCGAAGCCTTCGAGTTCTGGCAGGGCCGCACCGGACGCCTCCACGACCGCCTGGCCTACCGCCGTACCAGCTCCTCCTCCTGGGAACTGCTCCGACTCCAGCCCTGA
- a CDS encoding MMPL family transporter encodes MFETLGRFNYRHRRLVLALTGAFVVAAIAWGTGVFGALANGGFDAPDSEAYRAVRTIEQNIGRTGTDVIVLYRSPTQTVADPGFRSAVEQDLAELPSADVVGRTTFWSTGSAAFVSKDQHSTYAVLTLAGADAEARLATFHTIAEKVRQAPAGLDVKVGGEVAVFDEVNTQTEHDIVQAETISLPIVLILLVVVFGGLVAASLPLFVGGLAILGAFVVLRALTTFTDVSVFSINIVTMIGLGLAIDYALFIVTRFREQLALGNDVETALTVTMSTAGRTVAFSGVTVGVAISSLVLFPVMFLRSMAYGGAAAVLVAMVAALTALPALLAVLGDRVNKLKVPWLARRGGLGAAEHGAWYRLAHSVMRRPVIYVVVLVPLLLVLGIPFLQAQLGGVDHRALPAGANSRTVTETLQNDFAGAGGSEVQVAVRFATPPPATTVQQALAPYLRQLGQVRDVQDVRLGGYKNGIASILVHTHYTSQELPARAVVKAVRAVQPPTGTTVEVGGDTAALVDLLHVLRERAPWMAGFIVLVTFVLLFVAFGSFVLPAKALLMNVFSLSASFGAMVWIFQEGHLAGLLDFTPAGFLDATNPVLLFAILFGLSMDYEVFLLSRIREEYDRTGDNTRSVALGLQRTGGIITSAALLLIIVVGAFATSGIVFVKMIGVGLVIAILLDATVVRALLVPATMRLLGRANWWAPAPLARWWQRHGFRETGPAVDQGWSRSSSQEEELVRR; translated from the coding sequence GTGTTCGAGACCCTCGGCAGATTCAATTACCGGCACCGTCGGCTGGTGCTCGCGCTGACCGGCGCGTTCGTGGTGGCCGCGATCGCCTGGGGCACGGGAGTGTTCGGCGCTCTCGCGAACGGCGGGTTCGACGCCCCTGACAGCGAGGCGTACCGGGCCGTTCGCACGATCGAGCAGAACATCGGCCGGACCGGCACCGACGTGATCGTGCTCTACCGCAGCCCGACACAAACGGTGGCAGATCCCGGTTTCCGTTCCGCCGTCGAGCAGGACCTCGCGGAGCTGCCATCCGCTGATGTGGTCGGCAGGACGACCTTCTGGAGTACCGGATCCGCGGCCTTCGTCTCCAAGGACCAGCACTCGACGTACGCCGTACTGACGCTCGCCGGGGCCGATGCGGAGGCGCGGCTGGCCACGTTCCACACGATCGCGGAGAAGGTCCGGCAGGCGCCGGCCGGACTCGACGTGAAGGTCGGCGGCGAGGTCGCCGTGTTCGACGAGGTGAACACGCAGACCGAGCACGACATCGTGCAGGCGGAGACGATCTCCCTGCCGATCGTGCTGATCCTGCTCGTGGTCGTCTTCGGCGGCCTGGTCGCGGCCAGCCTCCCGTTGTTCGTCGGCGGTCTGGCGATCCTCGGCGCCTTTGTCGTACTGCGGGCGCTCACCACCTTCACCGATGTCTCGGTGTTCTCGATCAACATCGTCACGATGATCGGGCTCGGACTGGCGATCGACTACGCGTTGTTCATCGTCACCAGGTTCCGCGAACAGCTTGCTCTCGGCAACGACGTCGAGACCGCGTTGACCGTGACGATGAGTACGGCCGGCCGGACGGTCGCATTCTCCGGTGTCACCGTCGGAGTGGCGATCTCCAGTCTGGTGTTGTTCCCCGTCATGTTCCTGCGCTCGATGGCGTACGGCGGCGCCGCGGCCGTGCTGGTGGCGATGGTCGCGGCGCTGACGGCGCTGCCCGCTCTGCTGGCGGTGCTCGGCGATCGGGTGAACAAGTTGAAGGTGCCCTGGCTGGCAAGGCGAGGCGGACTCGGTGCGGCCGAGCACGGCGCGTGGTACCGGCTCGCGCACAGCGTGATGCGGCGGCCGGTGATCTACGTGGTAGTGCTGGTTCCGCTGCTGCTCGTGCTCGGAATCCCCTTTCTGCAAGCGCAATTGGGTGGTGTCGACCACCGGGCCCTACCAGCCGGCGCGAACAGCCGCACGGTCACCGAGACCTTGCAGAACGACTTCGCCGGCGCGGGCGGATCCGAAGTACAGGTGGCGGTTCGGTTCGCTACACCACCGCCTGCCACGACTGTCCAGCAGGCTTTGGCGCCCTACCTGCGGCAACTCGGTCAGGTCCGCGATGTCCAGGACGTTCGACTCGGCGGCTACAAGAACGGAATCGCGTCGATCCTGGTCCACACCCACTACACGTCGCAGGAATTGCCGGCTCGCGCCGTGGTGAAGGCCGTCCGCGCAGTGCAACCGCCCACTGGAACGACTGTCGAGGTAGGTGGAGACACCGCGGCACTGGTCGACCTTCTGCACGTACTGCGTGAGCGCGCGCCCTGGATGGCCGGGTTCATCGTGCTCGTCACGTTCGTCCTGTTGTTTGTTGCCTTCGGCTCCTTTGTCCTGCCTGCCAAGGCATTGCTGATGAACGTGTTCTCGCTCTCGGCGTCCTTCGGCGCGATGGTGTGGATCTTCCAGGAGGGCCATCTGGCCGGCCTGCTCGACTTCACCCCCGCCGGCTTCCTGGACGCGACCAATCCTGTCCTGCTGTTCGCCATACTGTTCGGGCTGTCGATGGACTACGAGGTGTTCCTGCTCAGCCGAATCCGGGAGGAGTACGACCGGACCGGGGACAACACGCGCTCGGTCGCGCTGGGGCTGCAACGGACCGGCGGAATCATCACCAGTGCCGCGTTGCTGCTGATCATCGTCGTGGGCGCCTTCGCCACCTCGGGAATCGTGTTCGTGAAGATGATCGGGGTCGGCCTGGTGATCGCGATCCTGCTCGACGCGACCGTAGTCCGGGCGCTGCTGGTCCCCGCCACCATGCGCCTACTCGGTAGGGCCAACTGGTGGGCACCGGCCCCACTGGCCCGCTGGTGGCAGCGGCACGGATTCCGTGAGACCGGTCCCGCCGTCGATCAGGGCTGGAGTCGGAGCAGTTCCCAGGAGGAGGAGCTGGTACGGCGGTAG
- a CDS encoding TetR/AcrR family transcriptional regulator, with protein MAEIKAAARKLLVGGGLSAVGLRAVARELGLSAPALYRYFGSHEDLISALIADLYDELTAYLIQLRDSDPAADLGDQLFGIAGGLRDWALAHPAEFGLLFGAPVPDPLDPGHELTAGHQAAMRFGAVFVELVTKVWHQQPFPSPPEELLGTELLGQLEQKAEFFDGMPPGAVYLALTYWTRLYGLICMEVFGQLHWALDDASAYFAAQLREIGEGLGLDCPPVDDDSGSA; from the coding sequence GTGGCGGAGATCAAGGCCGCGGCGCGGAAGCTGCTGGTCGGCGGTGGCCTGTCCGCGGTCGGCCTCCGTGCGGTCGCCCGCGAGCTCGGGCTCAGCGCGCCCGCGCTCTACCGGTACTTCGGCAGCCACGAAGACCTCATCTCGGCCTTGATAGCCGACCTGTACGACGAACTGACGGCATACCTGATCCAGCTTCGCGACAGCGACCCCGCGGCGGATCTCGGCGACCAGCTGTTCGGGATCGCCGGGGGACTGCGGGACTGGGCGCTGGCGCATCCGGCGGAGTTCGGGCTGCTGTTCGGAGCGCCGGTGCCGGATCCGCTCGACCCCGGGCACGAGCTGACCGCGGGTCATCAGGCGGCGATGCGATTCGGCGCGGTGTTCGTGGAGCTGGTGACGAAGGTCTGGCATCAGCAACCGTTCCCGAGTCCGCCCGAGGAACTGCTCGGAACCGAGCTGCTCGGCCAACTCGAACAGAAGGCCGAGTTCTTCGACGGGATGCCGCCCGGGGCGGTCTATCTGGCGCTGACCTACTGGACCAGGCTCTACGGGCTGATCTGCATGGAGGTCTTCGGCCAGCTGCACTGGGCGCTCGACGACGCAAGCGCGTACTTCGCGGCGCAACTCCGCGAGATCGGCGAGGGACTCGGCCTCGACTGCCCGCCGGTCGACGACGATTCCGGCAGCGCCTGA
- a CDS encoding SPFH domain-containing protein gives MAKLGNATAVAKGGNVKMKVVGGLILAVIALIILLSIFNFASTDANRIGLHYGGGVIEDKKFKSIIPPGSTNKLIGPGDKLYTYPIDQRSYIIGGAGADTDDADEVTVVSKDNVRLGIRVQVYFTLNRDAKVLQQFHERIGLKTEAYTTEGWDKMLQAYFRPQIDRALAAVGTDYLWNELYNNEARKTKFQNAAATKFTDILAAAVGDDYFCGPSYNGTNACGELSFTIQKPTPLDKGIIDGLEAKQRAELAKQAQEQKNQQINVELQSVKQQVALLGSQGYLLKSAIESGKIQFMVIPQNGNVSIPVPTPTATTPR, from the coding sequence ATGGCAAAGCTGGGGAACGCGACCGCGGTCGCCAAGGGCGGCAACGTGAAGATGAAGGTGGTCGGCGGTCTGATCCTCGCGGTGATCGCGCTGATCATCCTGCTGAGCATCTTCAACTTCGCCAGCACGGACGCGAACCGGATCGGGCTGCACTACGGCGGCGGCGTGATCGAGGACAAGAAGTTCAAGTCGATCATCCCGCCGGGTTCGACGAACAAGCTGATCGGGCCCGGCGACAAGCTGTACACCTACCCGATCGACCAACGGTCGTACATCATCGGCGGTGCCGGCGCGGACACCGACGACGCCGACGAGGTCACCGTGGTCAGCAAGGACAACGTCCGGCTCGGGATCCGGGTGCAGGTCTACTTCACGCTGAACCGGGACGCGAAGGTGCTCCAGCAGTTCCACGAGCGGATCGGGCTGAAGACCGAGGCCTACACGACCGAAGGCTGGGACAAGATGCTGCAGGCCTACTTCCGGCCGCAGATCGACCGGGCCCTGGCGGCCGTCGGCACCGACTACCTGTGGAACGAGCTGTACAACAACGAGGCCCGCAAGACGAAGTTCCAGAACGCGGCCGCGACGAAGTTCACCGACATCCTGGCCGCTGCGGTGGGCGACGACTACTTCTGCGGACCGTCGTACAACGGCACCAACGCGTGCGGCGAGTTGTCGTTCACGATCCAGAAGCCGACGCCGCTGGACAAGGGCATCATCGACGGGCTCGAGGCCAAGCAGCGCGCCGAACTCGCCAAGCAGGCGCAGGAGCAGAAGAACCAGCAGATCAACGTCGAACTGCAGTCGGTCAAGCAGCAGGTCGCGTTGCTCGGGTCACAGGGCTACCTGCTGAAATCCGCGATCGAGTCGGGCAAGATCCAGTTCATGGTGATCCCGCAGAACGGCAACGTGAGCATCCCGGTGCCGACCCCGACCGCGACCACGCCGCGCTGA
- a CDS encoding CGNR zinc finger domain-containing protein: MSALPSHLELVQGVVLPRPVGADPVLDFLNTRSEWAGRGPARSEWLTSYEALVIWSGYVGLLSDASVFRLIEQAAVKPTDAARRLAAAREFRADLYDVLTDSAAAGSFDAVARVIDKAGARRRLLAVPADGDGFRAAWELPEDLGLPLDQLALLAADLLTGPSRDHVRACPGDACGWLFLDPRGRRRWCSMSTCGNRAKVRAHAARTR; encoded by the coding sequence ATGTCCGCGCTGCCGTCCCATCTCGAGCTGGTGCAGGGCGTCGTCCTGCCCAGGCCGGTCGGCGCCGACCCGGTCCTCGATTTCCTGAACACCCGCTCCGAGTGGGCCGGCCGAGGGCCCGCCCGGAGCGAATGGCTCACGTCGTACGAGGCGCTGGTGATCTGGAGCGGGTACGTCGGCCTGCTCTCCGACGCGAGCGTCTTCCGGCTGATCGAGCAAGCCGCCGTCAAACCCACCGACGCCGCCCGCCGGCTGGCCGCCGCCCGCGAGTTCCGCGCCGACCTGTACGACGTACTCACCGACTCGGCCGCGGCCGGCTCCTTCGACGCGGTCGCCCGCGTGATCGACAAAGCCGGCGCCCGCCGACGGCTCCTCGCAGTACCGGCCGACGGCGACGGATTCCGGGCCGCCTGGGAGCTGCCGGAAGACCTCGGCCTGCCGCTCGACCAGCTCGCACTCCTGGCGGCCGACCTCCTCACTGGCCCGTCCCGCGACCATGTCCGCGCCTGCCCCGGCGACGCCTGCGGCTGGCTCTTCCTCGACCCCCGAGGCCGCCGCCGCTGGTGCTCCATGTCCACCTGCGGCAACCGCGCCAAAGTCCGAGCCCACGCCGCGCGCACCAGGTAG
- a CDS encoding SDR family NAD(P)-dependent oxidoreductase: MSGLLNGKNAVIYGGGGAIGAAVARVFVREGARVFIAGRTQAKLDAVARDIAAMGGAVETAQVDVLDQEAVEKHADEIAATAGGIDIALNAVSVMHDQGTLLADLSVEEFMRPIDGFLQGLFITSKAVARHMGGERPGVILTLSEPGSKLAVGGILGHGVSAAGKEAFTRLLAAELAPSNIRVIGIRPHAVVDAPAAGSYTKDLFKPLAAGAGQSVQELLEDGSMAQSTLLKRLPTLSEVAETAAFLASDRAGSITGTITNLTAGTLTD; this comes from the coding sequence ATGAGCGGGTTGCTGAACGGTAAGAACGCCGTGATCTACGGCGGTGGAGGTGCGATCGGTGCCGCCGTCGCGCGGGTATTCGTTCGCGAAGGGGCGCGCGTCTTCATCGCCGGCCGGACGCAGGCGAAGCTGGATGCCGTGGCGCGCGACATCGCCGCGATGGGTGGCGCCGTGGAGACCGCGCAGGTCGACGTACTCGATCAAGAGGCGGTGGAGAAGCACGCTGATGAGATCGCGGCGACAGCAGGCGGTATCGACATCGCGCTCAACGCGGTCAGTGTCATGCACGATCAAGGCACCTTGCTCGCGGATCTCTCGGTCGAGGAGTTCATGCGGCCGATCGACGGGTTTCTGCAGGGGTTGTTCATCACCAGCAAGGCGGTGGCGCGGCATATGGGTGGCGAGCGTCCTGGTGTCATCCTGACGCTGTCCGAGCCGGGTTCGAAGCTCGCGGTCGGCGGCATCTTGGGCCACGGTGTGAGCGCGGCCGGCAAGGAAGCCTTCACCCGGCTTTTGGCCGCCGAGTTGGCGCCCAGCAACATCCGGGTGATCGGCATCCGACCGCACGCTGTGGTCGACGCACCGGCCGCGGGTTCCTACACCAAGGACCTCTTCAAGCCCTTGGCTGCAGGCGCCGGTCAGTCGGTCCAGGAACTGCTCGAGGACGGCAGCATGGCGCAGAGCACACTCCTCAAGCGGTTGCCGACGCTGTCCGAAGTCGCCGAGACCGCCGCCTTCCTGGCCTCGGACCGAGCCGGCTCCATCACCGGAACCATCACCAACCTCACCGCCGGCACCCTGACCGACTGA